Proteins encoded within one genomic window of Bombus vancouverensis nearcticus chromosome 4, iyBomVanc1_principal, whole genome shotgun sequence:
- the TfIIS gene encoding RNA polymerase II elongation factor isoform X2: MSAEEEVLRIQKKLNKMSSGDGTGQEQALELLKILQKLPVDLELLTKTRIGMTVNALRKSSRDEEVISLSKTLIKNWKKFLSGSNKEKDSTSSSSSKKKDDKSEKSKDDGEQKKEKDNADGSDVKMKEEKPHKDIQRKQSTFPAPTTTDAVRLKCRELLAAALRVDGNTIDGCATPEELAEELEEAIYAEFKNTDNRYKNRVRSRVANLRDAKNPNLRTNFIAGAITPARLAVMTAEEMASDEIKQLREQFKKEAINDAQLATVQGTKTDLLKCGKCKKRNCTYNQVQTRSADEPMTTFVLCNECGNRWKFC, encoded by the exons ATGAGTGCTGAGGAAGAAGTGCTACGGATtcagaaaaaattaaataagatGTCGAGCGGAGACGGGACG GGGCAAGAACAAGCACTGgaattacttaaaatattacaaaagttACCTGTGGATTTGGAACTTCTGACCAAGACACGCATTGGAATGACAGTGAATGCATTGAGAAAATCAAGCAGAGACGAAGAAGTTATATCGTTATCAAAAACTCTTATTAAAAATTGGAAGAAATTTTTATCtg GGTCcaataaagaaaaagattctACTTCTTCAAGCAGTTCAAAGAAGAAAGACGATAAATCAGAGAAAAGTAAAGATGATGGAgaacagaaaaaagaaaaggataatGCAGATGGAAGTGATGTTAAAATGAAGGAGGAGAAACCTCATAAAGATATTCAAAGAAAACAGTCTACGTTTCCTGCTCCTACAACCACAGATGCTGTACGGCTTAAATGTAGAGAGCTACTGGCAGCAGCTTTAAGAGTAGATGGAAATACAATTGATGGCTGTGCTACTCCAGAAGAATTAGCAGAAGAACTCGAAGAAGCAATTTATGCAGAATTTAAAAATACTGATAATAGATATAAGAATAGA gTGCGAAGCAGAGTCGCTAATTTACGTGACGCAAAAAATCCTAATcttcgaacaaattttattgcTGGTGCTATAACACCTGCTAGGCTTGCTGTTATGACTGCAGAAGAGATGGCAAGCGatgaaataaaacaattaaGGGAACAGTTTAAAAAGGAAGCAATTAATGATGCACAACTTGCTACAGTACAAGGAACGAAAACTGATCTATTAAAATGTGGAAAGTGCAAAAAACGTAATTGTACTTATAATCAAGTACAGACACGTTCAGCTGATGAACCTATGACTACTTTTGTGCTATGCAACGAATGTGGAAATCGATGGAAGTTTTGCTAA
- the Rubicon gene encoding run domain Beclin-1-interacting and cysteine-rich domain-containing protein rubicon isoform X2: MCGDAHIKEQWQLLQNLRSTVEGLLVDGVLNVWDVYGGLNRLHNVMERIFKHGCRIFNRNGEPDCWIFIQGLNWLQPSVALSPVVPETEDYLSNLPTRIVSHKDMLWLYKSLESHSLSHKLPWLLSDKEHLLSCFEPWAFLCQENLAEATLLCLRAVERNQPTLLTEIDPSLFLPCWISPKTSPKRHRRSSSYPINFSTINLSVARDKVIHIENCQLESLKIASDNKIMQHDDVKSNEKYEDKSLDSKEINDIPLKSWSSLSVLTKNCTSVEKSASASSSCVAKSSSHKSNDPQTSPVELSKIINVNYAELKHSTSNVDNKQLVKPRTPVRKVQNKTKAKQNQSMKKSSEDSDVLNSEDTSINAVEEYRIPSFIPNEGNPNAYNTNSTEIRISQTPRRKTSLLSGSAPEFTSPWNLEIEGQKDIRTTKKSFMEDGGSSVQPMAIGYFPRPTEGQSLTNFLASAQFSRANAELDRENAHFSVSEAMIAAIEQVKCNRQWRLMEEATEESDEEINSLKQRIRLRRRQRQEERYKGRTWNRELLSDGKTDTTTTDQSVSPLSTSSDAPSENISTDDIEDLEVDDERNAVKLKNAGISISMASLYSDADLYQSSPAHGTESTLTESSMSAEGVALSLLSKFSEKQLPRASELQWLVSEKDVPQRLLPLPKSWPINPDDAENSQSIPLRGTTEWAPPRPQIIFTSHPPPVRRTLIAKQNYRCAGCGMKVAIKYANKFRYCEYLGRYFCTGCHTNQVALIPGKILTKWDFNRYSVSNFSYRLLDQMTSDPLFQINDLNPSLYRRIKQLARTRLLRLQLFFFKDFLFTCRFATSVQDILKKEPNYIISEPHVYSIQDLMHVKYGILPMRLQELVEMCNMHIMGCEIQSCF; encoded by the exons ATGTGCGGAGACGCCCACATCAAAGAGCAATGGCAACTTTTGCAAAACCTTCGATCTACGGTAGAAGGTTTATTGGTCGATGGTGTTTTAAACGTATGGGATGTTTACGGTGGTTTAAATCGTCTTCACAATGTAATGGAAAGGATATTCAAACATGGCTGTCGAATATTTAATCGAAAT gGAGAACCGGATTGTTGGATTTTTATTCAAGGATTAAATTGGCTGCAGCCCTCTGTAGCATTGTCACCTGTTGTTCCTGAAACAGAAGATTATCTTTCAAATTTACCAACTCGAATTGTCTCACACAAAGATATGTTATGGCTGTACAAGAG TTTGGAAAGTCATTCTTTGTCACATAAGCTTCCATGGCTTTTGTCTGATAAGGAACATTTACTTTCTTGTTTTGAACCATGGGCATTTTTGTGTCAAGAAAACTTAGCTGAAGCCACACTCTTATGTTTAAGAGCAGTTGAAAGAAACCAACCTACATTGCTTACAGAAATTGATCCATCCTTG TTTTTACCTTGTTGGATTTCTCCTAAAACAAGTCCAAAGAGACATCGTCGATCTTCTTCATATCCAATTAATTTCTCAACAATAAATCTTAGTGTTGCAAGAGATAAAGTAATACATATTGAGAATTGTCAATTAGAATCATTAAAAATAGCTTCAGACAACAAAATTATGCAACATGATGATGTTAAATCTAATGAAAAATATGAAGATAAATCATTAGATTCTAAAGAAATTAATGATATACCTTTGAAAAGTTGGAGTAGTCTTTCAGTACTGACTAAAAATTGTACATCTGTAGAAAAAAGTGCTTCTGCATCTTCATCATGCGTTGCAAAGAGTAGTTCACATAAAAGTAATGATCCTCAAACATCTCCTGTTGAATtatcaaaaataattaatgtaaattatgCCGAATTAAAACATTCAACATCAAATGTGGATAATAAACAACTTGTAAAGCCAAGGACTCCTGTAAGGAAAGTACAAAACAAAACTAAAGCGAAACAGAATCAAAGTATGAAGAAATCTAGCGAAGATTCTGATGTGTTAAATTCTGAGGATACATCAATAAATGCAGTAGAAGAATACCGGATTCCTTCTTTTATACCAAATGAAGGAAATCCAAATGCATATAACACAAATTCTACAGAAATTAGAATTTCTCAAACGCCAAGAAGAAAAACTTCTCTTTTATCAGGTTCAGCGCCTGAATTCACTAGTCCATGGAATTTAGAAATTGAGGGGCAAAAAGATATAAGAACAACAAAGAAGAGTTTCATGGAAGATGGAGGAAGCAGTGTTCAACCTATGGCAATAGGTTATTTTCCGCGTCCAACAGAAGGTCAAagtttaacaaattttttaGCTTCTGCACAATTTTCTAGAGCAAATGCTGAATTGGACAGAGAAAACGCACATTTCAGTGTTTCCGAAGCAATGATAGCTGCCATAGAACAAGTAAAATGTAATAGGCAATGGCGTCTTATGGAAGAAGCAACTGAAGAAagcgacgaagaaataaatAGCTTAAAACAGAGGATACGATTAAGACGGCGTCAGCGACAGGAAGAGCGGTACAAAGGAAGGACGTGGAATCGCGAACTACTGAGTGATGGCAAAACTGATACTACAACCACTGATCAAAGTGTTAGTCCATTATCAACTTCGTCTGATGCTCCCTCAGAAAATATATCTACAGATGACATAGAAGATTTAGAAGTGGATGACGAGCGAAATGCAGTAAAACTTAAAAATGCTGGAATTTCCATATCCATGGCATCTTTATATTCAGATGCAGATTTGTATCAATCATCCCCTGCACATGGAACAGAATCAACTTTAACTGAGAGTAGTATGTCCGCGGAAGGGGTAGCTTTGTCACTTCTTAGTAAATTTAGTGAGAAACAATTACCGAGAGCGAGTGAATTACAATGGCTGGTCTCTGAAAAGGATGTACCACAAAGATTGTTACCATTACCAAAAAGTTGGCCAATAAATCCAGATGATGCAGAAAATTCACAGTCAATTCCTCTGCGTGGAACAACAGAATGGGCTCCACCAAGACCTCAAATTATTTTTACATCACATCCTCCACCAGT gCGACGGACTCTTATAGCCAAACAGAATTACAGGTGCGCAGGATGTGGAATGAAGGTTgcaataaaatatgcaaataaatttCGTTACTGTGAGTATTTAGGTAGATACTTCTGTACTGGATGCCATACCAATCAGGTAGCATTAATACCAGGAAAAATTTTAACTAAGTGGGATTTTAACAG GTATTCTGTATCAAACTTTTCATATAGACTGTTGGATCAAATGACATCAGATccattatttcaaataaatgacTTAAATCCATCATTATATAGACGAATAAAACAATTAGCCAGAACAAGATTATTAcgtttacaattatttttctttaaagATTTTCTATTTACATGTCGATTTGCGACAAG TGTTCAAGATATACTGAAGAAGGAACCAAATTATATAATAAGTGAACCCCATGTATATTCCATTCAAGATCTGATGCATGTTAAATATGGTATCTTGCCAATGAGATTGCAAGAATTAGTTGAAATGTGTAATATGCATATTATGGGCTGTGAG ATCCAATCTTGTTTTTAG
- the Rubicon gene encoding run domain Beclin-1-interacting and cysteine-rich domain-containing protein rubicon isoform X1: protein MCGDAHIKEQWQLLQNLRSTVEGLLVDGVLNVWDVYGGLNRLHNVMERIFKHGCRIFNRNGEPDCWIFIQGLNWLQPSVALSPVVPETEDYLSNLPTRIVSHKDMLWLYKSLESHSLSHKLPWLLSDKEHLLSCFEPWAFLCQENLAEATLLCLRAVERNQPTLLTEIDPSLFLPCWISPKTSPKRHRRSSSYPINFSTINLSVARDKVIHIENCQLESLKIASDNKIMQHDDVKSNEKYEDKSLDSKEINDIPLKSWSSLSVLTKNCTSVEKSASASSSCVAKSSSHKSNDPQTSPVELSKIINVNYAELKHSTSNVDNKQLVKPRTPVRKVQNKTKAKQNQSMKKSSEDSDVLNSEDTSINAVEEYRIPSFIPNEGNPNAYNTNSTEIRISQTPRRKTSLLSGSAPEFTSPWNLEIEGQKDIRTTKKSFMEDGGSSVQPMAIGYFPRPTEGQSLTNFLASAQFSRANAELDRENAHFSVSEAMIAAIEQVKCNRQWRLMEEATEESDEEINSLKQRIRLRRRQRQEERYKGRTWNRELLSDGKTDTTTTDQSVSPLSTSSDAPSENISTDDIEDLEVDDERNAVKLKNAGISISMASLYSDADLYQSSPAHGTESTLTESSMSAEGVALSLLSKFSEKQLPRASELQWLVSEKDVPQRLLPLPKSWPINPDDAENSQSIPLRGTTEWAPPRPQIIFTSHPPPVRRTLIAKQNYRCAGCGMKVAIKYANKFRYCEYLGRYFCTGCHTNQVALIPGKILTKWDFNRYSVSNFSYRLLDQMTSDPLFQINDLNPSLYRRIKQLARTRLLRLQLFFFKDFLFTCRFATSVQDILKKEPNYIISEPHVYSIQDLMHVKYGILPMRLQELVEMCNMHIMGCELCQARGFVCELCRSKDVIFPWEFTKVSRCEMCGACFHNECKQNFNKVDCPRCIRLHDRQISREQF from the exons ATGTGCGGAGACGCCCACATCAAAGAGCAATGGCAACTTTTGCAAAACCTTCGATCTACGGTAGAAGGTTTATTGGTCGATGGTGTTTTAAACGTATGGGATGTTTACGGTGGTTTAAATCGTCTTCACAATGTAATGGAAAGGATATTCAAACATGGCTGTCGAATATTTAATCGAAAT gGAGAACCGGATTGTTGGATTTTTATTCAAGGATTAAATTGGCTGCAGCCCTCTGTAGCATTGTCACCTGTTGTTCCTGAAACAGAAGATTATCTTTCAAATTTACCAACTCGAATTGTCTCACACAAAGATATGTTATGGCTGTACAAGAG TTTGGAAAGTCATTCTTTGTCACATAAGCTTCCATGGCTTTTGTCTGATAAGGAACATTTACTTTCTTGTTTTGAACCATGGGCATTTTTGTGTCAAGAAAACTTAGCTGAAGCCACACTCTTATGTTTAAGAGCAGTTGAAAGAAACCAACCTACATTGCTTACAGAAATTGATCCATCCTTG TTTTTACCTTGTTGGATTTCTCCTAAAACAAGTCCAAAGAGACATCGTCGATCTTCTTCATATCCAATTAATTTCTCAACAATAAATCTTAGTGTTGCAAGAGATAAAGTAATACATATTGAGAATTGTCAATTAGAATCATTAAAAATAGCTTCAGACAACAAAATTATGCAACATGATGATGTTAAATCTAATGAAAAATATGAAGATAAATCATTAGATTCTAAAGAAATTAATGATATACCTTTGAAAAGTTGGAGTAGTCTTTCAGTACTGACTAAAAATTGTACATCTGTAGAAAAAAGTGCTTCTGCATCTTCATCATGCGTTGCAAAGAGTAGTTCACATAAAAGTAATGATCCTCAAACATCTCCTGTTGAATtatcaaaaataattaatgtaaattatgCCGAATTAAAACATTCAACATCAAATGTGGATAATAAACAACTTGTAAAGCCAAGGACTCCTGTAAGGAAAGTACAAAACAAAACTAAAGCGAAACAGAATCAAAGTATGAAGAAATCTAGCGAAGATTCTGATGTGTTAAATTCTGAGGATACATCAATAAATGCAGTAGAAGAATACCGGATTCCTTCTTTTATACCAAATGAAGGAAATCCAAATGCATATAACACAAATTCTACAGAAATTAGAATTTCTCAAACGCCAAGAAGAAAAACTTCTCTTTTATCAGGTTCAGCGCCTGAATTCACTAGTCCATGGAATTTAGAAATTGAGGGGCAAAAAGATATAAGAACAACAAAGAAGAGTTTCATGGAAGATGGAGGAAGCAGTGTTCAACCTATGGCAATAGGTTATTTTCCGCGTCCAACAGAAGGTCAAagtttaacaaattttttaGCTTCTGCACAATTTTCTAGAGCAAATGCTGAATTGGACAGAGAAAACGCACATTTCAGTGTTTCCGAAGCAATGATAGCTGCCATAGAACAAGTAAAATGTAATAGGCAATGGCGTCTTATGGAAGAAGCAACTGAAGAAagcgacgaagaaataaatAGCTTAAAACAGAGGATACGATTAAGACGGCGTCAGCGACAGGAAGAGCGGTACAAAGGAAGGACGTGGAATCGCGAACTACTGAGTGATGGCAAAACTGATACTACAACCACTGATCAAAGTGTTAGTCCATTATCAACTTCGTCTGATGCTCCCTCAGAAAATATATCTACAGATGACATAGAAGATTTAGAAGTGGATGACGAGCGAAATGCAGTAAAACTTAAAAATGCTGGAATTTCCATATCCATGGCATCTTTATATTCAGATGCAGATTTGTATCAATCATCCCCTGCACATGGAACAGAATCAACTTTAACTGAGAGTAGTATGTCCGCGGAAGGGGTAGCTTTGTCACTTCTTAGTAAATTTAGTGAGAAACAATTACCGAGAGCGAGTGAATTACAATGGCTGGTCTCTGAAAAGGATGTACCACAAAGATTGTTACCATTACCAAAAAGTTGGCCAATAAATCCAGATGATGCAGAAAATTCACAGTCAATTCCTCTGCGTGGAACAACAGAATGGGCTCCACCAAGACCTCAAATTATTTTTACATCACATCCTCCACCAGT gCGACGGACTCTTATAGCCAAACAGAATTACAGGTGCGCAGGATGTGGAATGAAGGTTgcaataaaatatgcaaataaatttCGTTACTGTGAGTATTTAGGTAGATACTTCTGTACTGGATGCCATACCAATCAGGTAGCATTAATACCAGGAAAAATTTTAACTAAGTGGGATTTTAACAG GTATTCTGTATCAAACTTTTCATATAGACTGTTGGATCAAATGACATCAGATccattatttcaaataaatgacTTAAATCCATCATTATATAGACGAATAAAACAATTAGCCAGAACAAGATTATTAcgtttacaattatttttctttaaagATTTTCTATTTACATGTCGATTTGCGACAAG TGTTCAAGATATACTGAAGAAGGAACCAAATTATATAATAAGTGAACCCCATGTATATTCCATTCAAGATCTGATGCATGTTAAATATGGTATCTTGCCAATGAGATTGCAAGAATTAGTTGAAATGTGTAATATGCATATTATGGGCTGTGAG CTATGCCAAGCTAGGGGATTTGTATGTGAGCTATGTCGTTCCAAAGATGTCATATTTCCGTGGGAATTCACAAAAGTTAGTAGATGTGAAATGTGTGGTGCATGTTTTCATAATGAATGCAAGCAGAATTTTAATAAAGTAGATTGTCCACGCTGCATTCGTTTACATGATAGACAAATATCTAGAGAACAATTTTGA
- the Rubicon gene encoding run domain Beclin-1-interacting and cysteine-rich domain-containing protein rubicon isoform X3, with product MLWLYKSLESHSLSHKLPWLLSDKEHLLSCFEPWAFLCQENLAEATLLCLRAVERNQPTLLTEIDPSLFLPCWISPKTSPKRHRRSSSYPINFSTINLSVARDKVIHIENCQLESLKIASDNKIMQHDDVKSNEKYEDKSLDSKEINDIPLKSWSSLSVLTKNCTSVEKSASASSSCVAKSSSHKSNDPQTSPVELSKIINVNYAELKHSTSNVDNKQLVKPRTPVRKVQNKTKAKQNQSMKKSSEDSDVLNSEDTSINAVEEYRIPSFIPNEGNPNAYNTNSTEIRISQTPRRKTSLLSGSAPEFTSPWNLEIEGQKDIRTTKKSFMEDGGSSVQPMAIGYFPRPTEGQSLTNFLASAQFSRANAELDRENAHFSVSEAMIAAIEQVKCNRQWRLMEEATEESDEEINSLKQRIRLRRRQRQEERYKGRTWNRELLSDGKTDTTTTDQSVSPLSTSSDAPSENISTDDIEDLEVDDERNAVKLKNAGISISMASLYSDADLYQSSPAHGTESTLTESSMSAEGVALSLLSKFSEKQLPRASELQWLVSEKDVPQRLLPLPKSWPINPDDAENSQSIPLRGTTEWAPPRPQIIFTSHPPPVRRTLIAKQNYRCAGCGMKVAIKYANKFRYCEYLGRYFCTGCHTNQVALIPGKILTKWDFNRYSVSNFSYRLLDQMTSDPLFQINDLNPSLYRRIKQLARTRLLRLQLFFFKDFLFTCRFATSVQDILKKEPNYIISEPHVYSIQDLMHVKYGILPMRLQELVEMCNMHIMGCELCQARGFVCELCRSKDVIFPWEFTKVSRCEMCGACFHNECKQNFNKVDCPRCIRLHDRQISREQF from the exons ATGTTATGGCTGTACAAGAG TTTGGAAAGTCATTCTTTGTCACATAAGCTTCCATGGCTTTTGTCTGATAAGGAACATTTACTTTCTTGTTTTGAACCATGGGCATTTTTGTGTCAAGAAAACTTAGCTGAAGCCACACTCTTATGTTTAAGAGCAGTTGAAAGAAACCAACCTACATTGCTTACAGAAATTGATCCATCCTTG TTTTTACCTTGTTGGATTTCTCCTAAAACAAGTCCAAAGAGACATCGTCGATCTTCTTCATATCCAATTAATTTCTCAACAATAAATCTTAGTGTTGCAAGAGATAAAGTAATACATATTGAGAATTGTCAATTAGAATCATTAAAAATAGCTTCAGACAACAAAATTATGCAACATGATGATGTTAAATCTAATGAAAAATATGAAGATAAATCATTAGATTCTAAAGAAATTAATGATATACCTTTGAAAAGTTGGAGTAGTCTTTCAGTACTGACTAAAAATTGTACATCTGTAGAAAAAAGTGCTTCTGCATCTTCATCATGCGTTGCAAAGAGTAGTTCACATAAAAGTAATGATCCTCAAACATCTCCTGTTGAATtatcaaaaataattaatgtaaattatgCCGAATTAAAACATTCAACATCAAATGTGGATAATAAACAACTTGTAAAGCCAAGGACTCCTGTAAGGAAAGTACAAAACAAAACTAAAGCGAAACAGAATCAAAGTATGAAGAAATCTAGCGAAGATTCTGATGTGTTAAATTCTGAGGATACATCAATAAATGCAGTAGAAGAATACCGGATTCCTTCTTTTATACCAAATGAAGGAAATCCAAATGCATATAACACAAATTCTACAGAAATTAGAATTTCTCAAACGCCAAGAAGAAAAACTTCTCTTTTATCAGGTTCAGCGCCTGAATTCACTAGTCCATGGAATTTAGAAATTGAGGGGCAAAAAGATATAAGAACAACAAAGAAGAGTTTCATGGAAGATGGAGGAAGCAGTGTTCAACCTATGGCAATAGGTTATTTTCCGCGTCCAACAGAAGGTCAAagtttaacaaattttttaGCTTCTGCACAATTTTCTAGAGCAAATGCTGAATTGGACAGAGAAAACGCACATTTCAGTGTTTCCGAAGCAATGATAGCTGCCATAGAACAAGTAAAATGTAATAGGCAATGGCGTCTTATGGAAGAAGCAACTGAAGAAagcgacgaagaaataaatAGCTTAAAACAGAGGATACGATTAAGACGGCGTCAGCGACAGGAAGAGCGGTACAAAGGAAGGACGTGGAATCGCGAACTACTGAGTGATGGCAAAACTGATACTACAACCACTGATCAAAGTGTTAGTCCATTATCAACTTCGTCTGATGCTCCCTCAGAAAATATATCTACAGATGACATAGAAGATTTAGAAGTGGATGACGAGCGAAATGCAGTAAAACTTAAAAATGCTGGAATTTCCATATCCATGGCATCTTTATATTCAGATGCAGATTTGTATCAATCATCCCCTGCACATGGAACAGAATCAACTTTAACTGAGAGTAGTATGTCCGCGGAAGGGGTAGCTTTGTCACTTCTTAGTAAATTTAGTGAGAAACAATTACCGAGAGCGAGTGAATTACAATGGCTGGTCTCTGAAAAGGATGTACCACAAAGATTGTTACCATTACCAAAAAGTTGGCCAATAAATCCAGATGATGCAGAAAATTCACAGTCAATTCCTCTGCGTGGAACAACAGAATGGGCTCCACCAAGACCTCAAATTATTTTTACATCACATCCTCCACCAGT gCGACGGACTCTTATAGCCAAACAGAATTACAGGTGCGCAGGATGTGGAATGAAGGTTgcaataaaatatgcaaataaatttCGTTACTGTGAGTATTTAGGTAGATACTTCTGTACTGGATGCCATACCAATCAGGTAGCATTAATACCAGGAAAAATTTTAACTAAGTGGGATTTTAACAG GTATTCTGTATCAAACTTTTCATATAGACTGTTGGATCAAATGACATCAGATccattatttcaaataaatgacTTAAATCCATCATTATATAGACGAATAAAACAATTAGCCAGAACAAGATTATTAcgtttacaattatttttctttaaagATTTTCTATTTACATGTCGATTTGCGACAAG TGTTCAAGATATACTGAAGAAGGAACCAAATTATATAATAAGTGAACCCCATGTATATTCCATTCAAGATCTGATGCATGTTAAATATGGTATCTTGCCAATGAGATTGCAAGAATTAGTTGAAATGTGTAATATGCATATTATGGGCTGTGAG CTATGCCAAGCTAGGGGATTTGTATGTGAGCTATGTCGTTCCAAAGATGTCATATTTCCGTGGGAATTCACAAAAGTTAGTAGATGTGAAATGTGTGGTGCATGTTTTCATAATGAATGCAAGCAGAATTTTAATAAAGTAGATTGTCCACGCTGCATTCGTTTACATGATAGACAAATATCTAGAGAACAATTTTGA
- the TfIIS gene encoding RNA polymerase II elongation factor isoform X3 — protein sequence MTVNALRKSSRDEEVISLSKTLIKNWKKFLSGSNKEKDSTSSSSSKKKDDKSEKSKDDGEQKKEKDNADGSDVKMKEEKPHKDIQRKQSTFPAPTTTDAVRLKCRELLAAALRVDGNTIDGCATPEELAEELEEAIYAEFKNTDNRYKNRVRSRVANLRDAKNPNLRTNFIAGAITPARLAVMTAEEMASDEIKQLREQFKKEAINDAQLATVQGTKTDLLKCGKCKKRNCTYNQVQTRSADEPMTTFVLCNECGNRWKFC from the exons ATGACAGTGAATGCATTGAGAAAATCAAGCAGAGACGAAGAAGTTATATCGTTATCAAAAACTCTTATTAAAAATTGGAAGAAATTTTTATCtg GGTCcaataaagaaaaagattctACTTCTTCAAGCAGTTCAAAGAAGAAAGACGATAAATCAGAGAAAAGTAAAGATGATGGAgaacagaaaaaagaaaaggataatGCAGATGGAAGTGATGTTAAAATGAAGGAGGAGAAACCTCATAAAGATATTCAAAGAAAACAGTCTACGTTTCCTGCTCCTACAACCACAGATGCTGTACGGCTTAAATGTAGAGAGCTACTGGCAGCAGCTTTAAGAGTAGATGGAAATACAATTGATGGCTGTGCTACTCCAGAAGAATTAGCAGAAGAACTCGAAGAAGCAATTTATGCAGAATTTAAAAATACTGATAATAGATATAAGAATAGA gTGCGAAGCAGAGTCGCTAATTTACGTGACGCAAAAAATCCTAATcttcgaacaaattttattgcTGGTGCTATAACACCTGCTAGGCTTGCTGTTATGACTGCAGAAGAGATGGCAAGCGatgaaataaaacaattaaGGGAACAGTTTAAAAAGGAAGCAATTAATGATGCACAACTTGCTACAGTACAAGGAACGAAAACTGATCTATTAAAATGTGGAAAGTGCAAAAAACGTAATTGTACTTATAATCAAGTACAGACACGTTCAGCTGATGAACCTATGACTACTTTTGTGCTATGCAACGAATGTGGAAATCGATGGAAGTTTTGCTAA